In Antechinus flavipes isolate AdamAnt ecotype Samford, QLD, Australia chromosome 3, AdamAnt_v2, whole genome shotgun sequence, a genomic segment contains:
- the LOC127558227 gene encoding olfactory receptor 2L2-like, producing MEEWNQTTTGFFLLGLFPQTKTGLLLFLLVVFIFLIAFLGNSTMIFLIWMDRHLHTPMYFLLSQLSLMDLMYICSTVPKMAINFLSGNNSISLVGCAFQSVSFLTMACAEGLLLASMAYDRYVAICRPLHYPILMNRKMCLLMIAGSWVSASINSIFHTVYALCMPYCKSRVINHFFCDIPAMVPLACIDTWAYEYTVLFSTNLFLLVPFIGIMASYGRVLYAVYHMRSTQGRKKAFTTCSTHLTVVSFYYAPFVYTYLRPPSLRSPEEDKNLAVFYTILTPMLNPIIYSLRNKEVLGALQRVFGKSLSQKE from the coding sequence ATGGAGGAATGGAATCAAACTACCACTGGTTTCTTCTTACTGGGACTATTTCCCCAAACAAAAACTGGCCTGCTTCTCTTCCTCTTGGTTGTCTTCATCTTCCTAATCGCCTTCTTGGGTAACTCAACCATGATTTTCCTCATTTGGATGGATCGCCATCTCCACACCCCCATGTATTTCCTACTCAGTCAGCTCTCCCTCATGGACCTCATGTACATTTGCAGTACGGTTCCCAAGATGGCCATCAACTTCCTGTCTGGGAACAATTCTATCTCTTTAGTAGGTTGTGCTTTCCAAAGTGTCAGCTTCTTAACCATGGCATGTGCTGAGGGGTTACTCCTGGCTTCCATGGCCTATGACCGTTATGTAGCCATTTGCCGTCCCCTCCATTATCCTATTCTCATGAACAGGAAAATGTGTTTGCTGATGATTGCTGGGTCCTGGGTCTCTGCATCCATCAATTCCATTTTCCATACAGTGTATGCACTCTGTATGCCCTATTGCAAGTCCAGAGTCATTAATCATTTTTTCTGTGATATCCCTGCCATGGTGCCTCTGGCCTGTATAGATACCTGGGCCTATGAGTACACTGTGCTCTTCAGCACCAACTTGTTTCTTTTGGTCCCCTTCATTGGTATCATGGCTTCCTATGGCCGGGTTCTCTATGCTGTTTACCACATGCGTTCAACACAGGGGAGGAAGAAAGCTTTCACGACTTGTTCTACCCACCTGACTGTGGTCAGCTTCTACTATGCCCCATTTGTGTACACATATCTAAGGCCCCCATCTCTGCGTTCTCCAGAAGAGGACAAGAACTTGGCCGTCTTCTACACCATCCTCACCCCTATGCTTAATCCCATCATATATAGCTTGAGAAATAAGGAGGTGTTGGGGGCTCTCCAGAGAGTCTTTGGGAAATCCTTATCTCAAAAAGAATAA
- the LOC127558228 gene encoding transcription elongation factor A protein 1-like produces MEDEILRIAKKIDKMVQKKNAAGALDLLKELQNVPMTLELLQSTKIGISVNTVRKQSTDEEVTSLAKSLIKCWKKLVCEPSKTQMKQKKESAPSSQSSPEAREESSSSSKANQRKEETNASDSFVNSFPRAPSTSDSVRIKCREMLAAALRTGDDYFATGADVEDLGAQIEEAVYQELRNKDMKYKNRIRSRIANLKDAKNPNLRKNVLCGNIPPDLFARMTAEEMASDELKEMRKNLTKEAIRTHQMAQTGGTQTDLFKCGKCKKKNCTYSQLQTLSSDEPMTTYVFCNDCGHRWKFF; encoded by the coding sequence ATGGAGGACGAGATCCTTCGCATAGCCAAGAAGATAGATAAGATGGTGCAGAAGAAGAACGCGGCTGGGGCACTGGACTTACTAAAGGAACTTCAAAACGTTCCCATGACTCTGGAGTTATTGCAGTCCACAAAAATTGGAATCTCAGTAAATACCGTTCGCAAGCAGAGCACAGATGAAGAAGTCACCTCATTAGCCAAGTCTCTCATCAAATGCTGGAAGAAGTTGGTATGTGAGCCCTCCAAGACTCagatgaaacaaaaaaaggaatctgCTCCCTCTTCCCAAAGCAGCCCTGAGGCACGAGAAGAAAGTAGCTCCAGTAGTAAAGCGAACCAACGAAAGGAAGAGACAAATGCTTCTGATTCCTTCGTTAACTCTTTCCCCCGGGCACCAAGCACTTCAGATTCCGTCCGAATCAAGTGCCGAGAGATGCTTGCTGCCGCCCTCAGAACAGGAGACGACTACTTTGCTACTGGGGCCGATGTAGAAGACCTAGGAGCTCAGATTGAGGAAGCTGTGTATCAGGAGCTACGGAACAAGGATATGAAGTATAAAAATAGGATACGAAGTAGAATAGCAAATCTCAAGGATGCAAAGAATCCCAATTTAAGGAAAAACGTACTGTGTGGGAACATACCTCCAGATCTCTTTGCCAGAATGACTGCAGAGGAAATGGCTAGTGATGAACTGAAAGAGATGCGTAAAAACTTGACCAAAGAAGCAATTAGAACACACCAAATGGCTCAGACCGGGGGGACCCAAACTGACCTATTCAAATGTGGCAAATGTAAAAAGAAGAATTGTACCTATAGCCAGCTTCAAACCCTAAGTAGTGATGAACCTATGACAACATATGTTTTTTGTAATGATTGTGGACATAGATGGAagtttttttag
- the LOC127558226 gene encoding olfactory receptor 2AJ1-like, translated as MWEEKNQTFSKDFILLGLLHPNQYGFLFLTLIFIIFMVAIIGNTVLILLIRFEIQLHTPMYYLLSHLSFMDILNISNIVPKMASNFISGRKSITFAGCGVQIFLSIIFLGSECLLLSAMSYDRYVAICHPLRYPILMNHQISVLMAAGCWLVGTINSTIHTTYVLHLPFCGTRAIDHFFCEVPAMLKLACVDTSHYEGGVNVTGVVFLLTPFSIILASYCQIIRTVLHIKSMEAQRKAFFTCSSHLAVVIMYYGPCIFTYMRPKSYHTPGQDKVLAILYTILTPMLNPIIYSLRNKDVLCALKKVLGKALVHRN; from the coding sequence atgtgggaagaaaagaatcagactttTTCTAAAGATTTCATTCTTTTAGGATTATTGCATCCAAACCAATATGGATTCCTATTCTTAAcacttattttcatcatttttatggtgGCAATTATAGGAAACACAGTTTTGATTCTTCTGATTCGCTTTGAGATCCAGCTCCACACTCCAATGTATTACCTTCTTAGCCATCTCTCCTTCATGGATATTTTGAACATCTCCAATATTGTTCCCAAGATGGCCAGTAACTTCATATCTGGCAGGAAGTCCATCACATTTGCAGGTTGTGGGGTCCAGATCTTCCTCTCCATCATCTTTTTAGGTTCTGAATGCCTTCTTCTCTCAGCCATGTCCTATGATCGCTATGTAGCTATCTGCCACCCACTGCGTTATCCTATCCTCATGAACCACCAGATCAGTGTTCTTATGGCTGCAGGATGCTGGCTTGTGGGAACCATCAACTCTACAATTCACACAACTTATGTTCTGCACCTTCCTTTTTGTGGCACAAGAGCCATCGACCACTTTTTCTGTGAAGTCCCAGCCATGTTGAAACTTGCCTGTGTTGACACATCACACTATGAAGGAGGAGTCAATGTGACTGGTGTAGTTTTCCTCCTCACTCCCTTTTCCATCATTCTTGCCTCTTATTGCCAGATTATCCGTACTGTGCTTCACATTAAATCTATGGAGGCCCAGAGAAAAGCCTTTTTTACTTGTTCCTCCCATCTGGCTGTGGTTATCATGTACTATGGGCCATGTATTTTTACATACATGAGACCAAAGTCATATCACACTCCAGGTCAGGACAAGGTCTTAGCCATCTTATATACCATTCTTACTCCTATGCTCAACCCTATCATTTATAGTCTCAGAAATAAAGATGTCTTATGTGCCCTGAAGAAGGTTTTAGGAAAGGCACTTGTGCacagaaattaa